The genomic segment AAGTACGCTCTCAGACCCGCGGTCCGCGGCTCCCGGCCGCTCAACACCATCGTCCGCGGGCCGCCGGGGACGGGCAAGACGACGGCCGTCCAGAAACTGTACGGCGAACTCGGCGCGCAGTCGGGCGTCCGGACCGTCCGCGTCAACTGTCAGGTGGACTCGACGCGCTACGCCGTCTTCTCCCGCATCTTCGAGCACATCTTCGAGTACGAACCCCCCTCCTCGGGCATCTCGTTCAAGAAGCTGTTCGGCCAGATAACCGACCGCCTCGTCGAGGACGAGGAAGTTCTCGCCGTCGCCCTCGACGACGTGAACTACCTGTTCTACGAGAACGAGGCCTCCGACACCCTCTACTCGCTGCTCCGCGCCCACGAGACGCACTCGGGGGCGCGCATCGGCGTCATCATCGTCTCCTCGGACCTCGCCTTGGACGTCATCGAGGAACTCGACGGCCGCGTGCAGAGCGTCTTCCGCCCCGAGGAGGTGTACTTCCCCGTCTACGGCGTCGACGAGATAGTCAGCATCCTCCGCGGCCGCGCCGACCGAGGGTTCCACGACGGCGTCATCGGCGACCCGGAACTGGACCGGGTGGCCGAACTCACCGCCGAGAGCGGCGACCTGCGCGTCGGCATCGACTTGCTCCGCCGCGCCGGCCTCCACGCCGAGATGCGCGCCAGTCGGACGGTGACGCTCGACGACGTCGAGGCGGCGTACGACAAGTCGAAGTACGTCCATCTCTCGCGGTGTCTCCGCGGCCTCTCGGACTCAGAACGCGCACTGGTGCGCGTCATCGCCGAGTACGACGGCGAACAGGCCGGCACCGTCTACGAGGCGTTCCACGAGGAGACCGACCTCGGCTACACGCGCTACTCGGAGATAATCAACAAACTCGACCAACTCGGCATCATCGACACCGAGTACGCCGAGATAGAGGGTCGCGGTCGCTCCCGGTCGCTCTCCTTGGCCTACGAGGCCGACGCCG from the Halogeometricum rufum genome contains:
- a CDS encoding ORC1-type DNA replication protein, with protein sequence MRDDPEEGMLSWDETVFRDEHVFEIDYVPETFNHRETQLQSLKYALRPAVRGSRPLNTIVRGPPGTGKTTAVQKLYGELGAQSGVRTVRVNCQVDSTRYAVFSRIFEHIFEYEPPSSGISFKKLFGQITDRLVEDEEVLAVALDDVNYLFYENEASDTLYSLLRAHETHSGARIGVIIVSSDLALDVIEELDGRVQSVFRPEEVYFPVYGVDEIVSILRGRADRGFHDGVIGDPELDRVAELTAESGDLRVGIDLLRRAGLHAEMRASRTVTLDDVEAAYDKSKYVHLSRCLRGLSDSERALVRVIAEYDGEQAGTVYEAFHEETDLGYTRYSEIINKLDQLGIIDTEYAEIEGRGRSRSLSLAYEADAVLDRL